From a region of the Candidatus Hydrogenedentota bacterium genome:
- a CDS encoding XRE family transcriptional regulator gives MPVDSSIEKFKCSKNPYRDFGFRNPERALVKSTMAMHIQDAMEARGLTQRQAAEIMGIDQAKVSAIVNGNLKGFTLERLMRFLNALDIDVEITLKPKPKAREHGRTRVIPA, from the coding sequence ATGCCCGTCGACAGCAGCATAGAAAAGTTCAAATGCTCGAAGAACCCGTATCGCGATTTTGGGTTTCGAAATCCGGAGCGGGCGCTTGTTAAGTCAACGATGGCGATGCACATTCAGGATGCCATGGAAGCGCGCGGTTTGACCCAGCGCCAGGCCGCCGAAATCATGGGCATTGACCAGGCGAAGGTCTCCGCCATAGTAAACGGAAACCTAAAGGGATTCACGCTCGAACGGCTGATGCGCTTTCTCAACGCATTGGATATCGATGTTGAGATAACGCTCAAGCCCAAGCCCAAAGCCCGGGAGCACGGCCGGACACGCGTCATTCCCGCCTGA
- a CDS encoding type II toxin-antitoxin system RelE/ParE family toxin: MDDLLFCAGSQRDFRKFPLEVQEVMLHGLFLACNGRKHQLAKPLKGFPGAREMEIPYGHAGDAYRVIYTTRFPGTVNVLHAFKKKSKRGIATPRKEMDIVRARLKALSREHRPK; encoded by the coding sequence ATGGACGACTTGCTGTTTTGCGCGGGTAGCCAAAGGGATTTTCGGAAGTTTCCACTGGAAGTTCAAGAGGTAATGCTTCACGGGCTTTTCCTGGCGTGTAATGGTCGAAAACACCAATTGGCCAAACCACTGAAGGGATTTCCGGGCGCCCGTGAAATGGAGATACCGTACGGCCACGCCGGCGATGCCTATCGCGTGATCTACACGACGCGATTTCCGGGCACAGTCAATGTGCTACATGCGTTCAAGAAGAAATCAAAGCGGGGCATAGCAACCCCCAGGAAAGAAATGGATATAGTTCGAGCCAGGCTCAAAGCACTGAGTAGAGAACACCGGCCCAAATAG
- a CDS encoding carboxypeptidase regulatory-like domain-containing protein: MSNRRWIIVLVLLAALGGFLWWQSGVGSDDPREVAIGGLPQDSQKGGDSREEPRPEVPSDVVAEAPDVAQDAAADAAEQERLDRLLFPRLDDSEWAIEGRVLDEKGVPLPGASISAMPLGRSLLETTHAESDARGFYRVGVIDEGRYRVTAELIPKSSETHDEVLAGSTGVDFVLGLRGAVEGRVLDSRTREPVTSFQIGFLRGRIPDPNPPGGFQFRGQGDLEGRFRLENVEAGDVSLFVRASGFVNAAVIVNDVPPGDTVRGVEVYLEPAYTISGLVVDSSGAPVANAEVVVYEAGSVIYHTSPTSRSDESGGFLVGGLVVGEYVVNGRHEDYASGEAAFTIPTADPVTVVLLAGGAIEGRVTLGGFSVPGAHMYISSDAIARELTARTDGEGHYHVTGVTPGVARVRASIGTHPITRSRSVESQVRVGETAVADIEFPLADASIEGNIYGANMEPAEASITLIVDSAGHIEHFRKSRALGAYAIEEVPPGPATLEALSEQGLLKRITVELVAGETLLQDIHLDTGFEIVCAFSVPGSEFDEIWAVAIAGELPPPEMTQTGLNEVRALAAASARSQHGEPVLLGGLEPGTYTVFSWAQPVDFHFAPRDTWPALIADAPAALAVVTLGEGNEREEIELVLR, encoded by the coding sequence ATGAGTAACCGGCGATGGATTATTGTGCTTGTATTGCTGGCCGCTCTCGGCGGCTTCCTGTGGTGGCAAAGCGGCGTCGGTTCAGATGACCCTCGGGAAGTAGCGATTGGCGGTTTGCCGCAGGACTCCCAGAAAGGGGGCGATTCGCGCGAGGAGCCCCGGCCTGAAGTCCCGTCGGATGTTGTCGCCGAGGCGCCCGACGTCGCTCAAGACGCGGCGGCCGATGCCGCGGAGCAGGAGCGATTGGACCGCCTGCTCTTTCCCCGGCTGGACGATAGCGAGTGGGCGATCGAGGGCCGGGTATTGGACGAGAAGGGCGTTCCGCTGCCGGGCGCCAGCATCTCCGCGATGCCCCTTGGCCGGTCGCTACTTGAAACCACCCATGCGGAGTCGGATGCCCGGGGCTTTTATCGAGTCGGCGTCATAGACGAGGGGCGTTATCGGGTGACGGCAGAACTGATTCCCAAGAGCTCAGAAACGCACGACGAAGTGCTTGCGGGCAGCACGGGCGTGGACTTTGTCCTCGGGCTCAGGGGCGCGGTCGAGGGGCGGGTGCTGGACAGTCGAACGCGGGAGCCCGTGACGAGTTTTCAGATTGGCTTTCTGCGGGGGCGGATTCCAGATCCGAATCCACCCGGTGGATTTCAATTTCGGGGCCAGGGGGATCTGGAGGGGCGCTTTCGCCTGGAGAACGTGGAGGCGGGCGATGTGAGCCTCTTCGTGCGGGCTTCGGGTTTCGTCAACGCCGCTGTAATCGTGAACGATGTCCCTCCCGGCGACACGGTACGGGGAGTTGAAGTGTACCTGGAACCGGCATATACCATTTCGGGGCTTGTGGTGGACAGCTCCGGAGCGCCGGTGGCCAATGCCGAGGTCGTGGTGTACGAGGCGGGTAGTGTTATCTACCACACATCGCCCACCTCCCGTAGCGACGAAAGCGGCGGTTTTCTCGTCGGCGGTCTGGTGGTCGGGGAGTATGTCGTCAACGGGCGTCACGAGGATTACGCCAGTGGGGAGGCGGCATTCACCATTCCAACCGCGGACCCCGTAACGGTTGTTCTACTTGCGGGCGGCGCCATTGAGGGGCGGGTAACGCTGGGCGGCTTTTCCGTCCCCGGCGCCCACATGTACATCAGTTCCGACGCAATCGCACGCGAACTTACCGCCAGAACGGACGGGGAAGGCCATTATCACGTCACGGGCGTGACACCGGGCGTGGCGCGTGTTCGCGCGTCGATAGGAACGCACCCGATCACCCGATCGCGCTCGGTGGAATCGCAGGTCCGCGTGGGAGAAACCGCCGTAGCGGACATCGAATTCCCCCTGGCCGACGCGTCTATCGAGGGGAATATCTACGGCGCGAATATGGAGCCTGCCGAAGCTTCCATCACGCTGATTGTCGATTCCGCCGGGCATATAGAACATTTCCGGAAGTCCCGCGCGTTGGGCGCCTACGCTATTGAAGAAGTTCCGCCCGGCCCGGCGACGTTGGAGGCGCTTAGTGAGCAGGGGCTCCTGAAGCGAATTACGGTTGAACTCGTTGCGGGCGAGACACTGCTTCAGGACATCCATCTCGACACGGGTTTTGAAATCGTGTGCGCTTTTTCGGTTCCCGGAAGTGAATTCGACGAAATCTGGGCCGTGGCGATTGCGGGCGAGCTCCCGCCGCCGGAGATGACGCAGACGGGATTGAACGAGGTTCGGGCGCTGGCCGCGGCTTCGGCCAGATCGCAGCACGGGGAACCGGTGCTATTGGGCGGATTGGAGCCGGGAACCTACACGGTTTTCTCCTGGGCGCAACCGGTGGACTTTCACTTCGCACCCCGCGATACGTGGCCCGCGCTTATCGCCGACGCGCCAGCGGCCCTGGCTGTTGTGACGTTGGGCGAGGGGAATGAGCGGGAGGAAATCGAGCTCGTGCTTCGGTAG
- a CDS encoding exo-alpha-sialidase, which translates to MSLVLLALASLLPAAGPDPAPGPHPVQGVDNLAYTIDLQVVIEEFDGESCWFHPRAGIVPSRNGAPPAVVLTMQKWFVNVSDYFSGLSFIRTNDLGATWSPVATPESLAWREEDEETTVGVCDFTPGWHPQAGKLLGLGHTVRYRDGKLMPDPRPRETAFSIFDSDTNTWSGWRTVAMPDRPEFFNSGNGCGQWLVDDNGDLLVPIYFKSEDAKTYASTVMRCGFDGTTVTYKEHSTPVTHDTPRGVYEPSLTRFQGRYYLTLRNDDRAYVASAGPDLKFGEKQPWLFDDGEEIGSYNTQAHWVTHHDALFLVYTRKGANNDHVIRHRAPLFMSQVDTKTMRLIRATEQIVVPERGAMLGNFGVVTVSPHETWITVGEGMHKSGEPEKHGGKGRVWASKIKWTRPSESQLP; encoded by the coding sequence ATGTCCCTCGTTTTGCTTGCCCTGGCGTCCCTGTTGCCCGCCGCCGGTCCCGATCCCGCCCCCGGCCCCCACCCCGTCCAGGGCGTCGATAACCTGGCCTATACCATTGATTTACAGGTGGTTATAGAAGAATTCGACGGGGAATCCTGCTGGTTTCACCCGCGCGCCGGCATCGTGCCGTCCCGGAACGGCGCACCGCCCGCCGTCGTCCTCACCATGCAGAAGTGGTTCGTAAACGTCTCCGACTACTTCTCCGGCCTCAGCTTCATACGGACGAACGACCTGGGCGCAACCTGGAGCCCCGTCGCCACCCCGGAAAGCCTCGCCTGGCGCGAGGAGGACGAAGAAACTACGGTCGGCGTCTGCGACTTCACCCCCGGCTGGCACCCGCAGGCCGGAAAGCTCCTCGGCCTCGGCCACACCGTCCGCTACCGGGACGGCAAGCTCATGCCCGATCCGCGCCCGCGCGAAACCGCCTTCTCGATCTTCGACAGCGATACCAACACCTGGAGCGGCTGGCGCACCGTCGCCATGCCGGACCGCCCCGAGTTCTTCAATTCGGGCAACGGTTGCGGCCAGTGGCTGGTGGACGACAACGGCGATCTCCTCGTGCCCATCTACTTCAAGTCCGAGGACGCCAAAACCTACGCGAGCACCGTCATGCGCTGCGGCTTCGACGGGACCACCGTTACGTATAAGGAGCACAGCACACCCGTAACCCACGACACGCCCCGCGGGGTCTACGAGCCCTCGCTCACCCGCTTCCAGGGCCGCTACTACCTCACCCTCCGCAACGACGACCGCGCCTACGTCGCCTCGGCCGGACCCGACCTCAAATTCGGCGAAAAGCAGCCCTGGCTCTTCGACGATGGCGAAGAGATCGGCAGCTACAACACCCAGGCCCACTGGGTCACCCACCACGACGCCCTCTTCCTCGTCTACACCCGCAAAGGCGCGAACAACGACCACGTCATCCGCCACCGCGCCCCCCTCTTCATGAGCCAGGTCGACACCAAAACCATGCGCCTCATCCGCGCCACCGAACAGATCGTCGTCCCCGAACGCGGCGCCATGCTCGGCAACTTCGGCGTCGTCACCGTCAGCCCACACGAAACCTGGATCACCGTCGGCGAAGGCATGCACAAATCCGGCGAACCCGAAAAACACGGCGGCAAAGGCCGCGTGTGGGCGTCGAAAATCAAGTGGACCCGCCCGAGCGAATCGCAGCTGCCGTGA
- the rpsL gene encoding 30S ribosomal protein S12 produces the protein MPTINQLVRNCRKTKVSKTKSPALKACPQASGTCTRVYTMTPKKPNSALRKVARVRLKNGMEVTVYIPGIGHNLQEHSQVMIRGGRVKDLPGVRYHLIRGVLDSQGDCGGTAAVKQDGGKEIHTGRWVSRSKYGVKKPKR, from the coding sequence TTGCCAACGATCAATCAGCTGGTACGAAACTGTCGCAAGACGAAGGTTTCGAAGACAAAGTCGCCGGCCCTGAAAGCCTGCCCGCAGGCTTCGGGGACTTGCACGCGCGTCTATACCATGACGCCGAAGAAGCCAAACTCGGCCCTTCGGAAAGTGGCCCGCGTGCGCCTGAAAAATGGCATGGAGGTGACTGTGTATATTCCGGGCATTGGCCATAACCTGCAGGAGCACTCGCAGGTTATGATCCGCGGCGGTCGTGTGAAGGATCTTCCCGGTGTTCGCTATCACCTGATCCGCGGCGTCCTGGATTCCCAGGGCGATTGCGGCGGTACGGCGGCTGTCAAGCAGGACGGCGGGAAAGAGATTCATACGGGCCGCTGGGTGAGCCGCTCGAAATACGGTGTCAAGAAACCGAAGCGCTAG
- the rpsG gene encoding 30S ribosomal protein S7 translates to MARRREIQKREILPDPKYGSVTLSKFINAVMVDGKKSVAESIVYGALDLVKAKLPAEDPLSVFNTAVDNAKPLLHVKSRRVGGATYQVPVEIAPATRTAIAFRWMIEFSRKRGEKTMRERLAGELLDAYGRQGATIKRKDDTHRMAEANKAFAHFRF, encoded by the coding sequence ATGGCTCGACGGAGAGAAATTCAAAAACGGGAAATCCTGCCTGATCCGAAGTACGGCAGCGTTACGCTCTCGAAGTTTATCAACGCGGTAATGGTTGATGGCAAGAAGAGCGTGGCGGAATCCATCGTCTACGGGGCGCTGGATTTGGTGAAGGCCAAGCTGCCGGCCGAGGACCCTCTGTCCGTCTTTAACACGGCCGTGGACAACGCGAAGCCCCTGCTTCACGTGAAGTCGCGGCGCGTGGGTGGCGCCACGTACCAGGTGCCGGTCGAAATTGCGCCGGCAACCCGGACGGCGATCGCCTTCCGCTGGATGATCGAGTTTTCCCGCAAGCGCGGGGAGAAGACCATGCGCGAGCGCCTGGCCGGCGAACTGCTGGACGCCTACGGGCGTCAGGGCGCCACGATCAAGCGGAAGGACGATACCCACCGCATGGCGGAAGCCAACAAAGCCTTTGCACATTTCCGGTTCTAG